The Euphorbia lathyris chromosome 3, ddEupLath1.1, whole genome shotgun sequence genome contains a region encoding:
- the LOC136224364 gene encoding phloretin 4'-O-glucosyltransferase-like — translation MGIHVTFSTSVGAERTMSKTCIPPSLSFASFSDGNDDAFTPVQNFEDYISGLRIHGSESLREIINNSSFTCVAYSLLLPWVAMLAREFNLPSVLFWSQAATVFNIYYHYFNGFSDELEKNISDPSFLFRFPGLPPLSSHDLPSFFSPSDTNKYAFSVLEEHLQILDGETNPTILVNTLDALELEALNSISKYKLVGIGPLVPCGSDSSVRGDLFKCRTSHFCIDWLNSKDEDSVIYISFGSITEVSERQMEEMRRALIESGRPFLWVIREKSMEKVEENGVIVPWCSQLEVLSNPGIGCFFTHCGWNSTTESLACGVPMVAFPQWTDQLTNAKLLQDCWKTGVRVTPNEDGMVPAEEIKRCLNMVMGDGEMRENAIKWKVSARNAFKECGSSYKNLQDFANSLFHHF, via the coding sequence ATGGGAATCCATGTGACCTTTTCCACCAGTGTCGGTGCAGAACGCACCATGTCTAAAACCTGTATTCCTCCTTCCTTATCTTTTGCTTCCTTCTCCGATGGCAACGATGATGCTTTCACACCCGTCCAAAATTTTGAAGATTACATATCTGGTCTGAGGATTCACGGCTCTGAAAGTCTCCGTGAAATCataaataattcttcattcacTTGTGTTGCTTACTCACTTCTTCTTCCTTGGGTTGCTATGCTGGCTCGGGAATTCAACCTCCCATCCGTGCTTTTCTGGTCTCAAGCTGCTACTGTTTTCAACATCTATTACCATTACTTCAATGGTTTTAGCGACGAACTAGAGAAGAATATCAGTGATCCTTCTTTCTTGTTTCGTTTCCCTGGATTGCCGCCTTTATCTAGCCATGACCTTCCTTCCTTTTTCAGTCCTTCTGATACCAACAAATATGCTTTTTCAGTCCTGGAAGAACATCTCCAGATCCTTGATGGAGAAACTAATCCAACAATTCTTGTCAACACCTTGGACGCATTAGAATTGGAGGCCTTGAACTCCATCAGCAAGTACAAATTGGTGGGAATTGGGCCTTTGGTTCCTTGTGGTTCTGATTCTTCAGTGAGAGGCGATCTTTTCAAATGCCGAACTTCCCATTTTTGCATTGATTGGCTTAACTCAAAGGATGAAGATTCAGTTATTTACATATCTTTTGGAAGCATCACAGAAGTATCAGAGAGGCAAATGGAAGAGATGAGGAGAGCATTAATAGAGAGTGGGCGTCCATTCTTGTGGGTTATAAGAGAGAAATCGATGGAAAAGGTAGAAGAGAATGGAGTGATAGTGCCATGGTGCAGTCAATTAGAGGTGCTATCAAATCCAGGAATAGGTTGTTTTTTTACCCATTGTGGTTGGAATTCCACAACAGAGAGCTTGGCTTGTGGAGTCCCTATGGTAGCATTTCCGCAATGGACTGATCAGTTAACAAATGCTAAGCTGCTACAAGATTGTTGGAAAACTGGTGTTAGAGTTACTCCTAATGAAGATGGGATGGTTCCGGCTGAAGAGATAAAGAGGTGTCTCAATATGGTGATGGGAGATGGAGAGATGAGAGAGAATGCCATCAAATGGAAGGTTTCAGCAAGAAATGCTTTTAAGGAATGTGGTTCTTCTTACAAAAATCTTCAAGATTTTGCTAACTCATTGTTTCATCATTTTTAG